The Corallococcus soli genome has a window encoding:
- a CDS encoding right-handed parallel beta-helix repeat-containing protein produces MGQAMGGAVAAVALASVLTGGGAAQARDEGAGAPADSVRCGDTITRHTKLTRDLSCPGTDVPALRVVGEGIVLDLGGHTVRRTGAQMGDSQGIVVESNGTVRNGTLRGFRWGYVLDASADSVRLHQLALIDNGTAIYHRGGYARFLITDSRLHGNATGLSSEFDAATGEFDVRSSLFTGNGRVMFVDAHSVDVLDSTFTSNQNVFECFNGSIRVRSSTLTLNAVVGRLPFDPGGGFDFCGELRFEGSLIANNTALAPPEAPAWEPFRFVMRDSWVLNNGSGLRAGGRTVLIDGNTFWDNAGGLTLADLPEFVPFALTGPVRDNHFLGNGADGLRVLSPSTPTLSGNVAVRNAGWGVHAPTAHDAGGNVARENGAGGCEGVTCSAF; encoded by the coding sequence ATGGGGCAGGCAATGGGGGGGGCGGTCGCCGCCGTGGCGCTGGCGTCGGTGCTCACGGGGGGAGGGGCGGCGCAGGCCCGTGACGAGGGCGCGGGCGCGCCGGCCGACTCCGTCCGGTGTGGTGACACCATCACCCGTCACACGAAGCTCACGCGCGATCTCTCGTGCCCGGGCACGGACGTCCCAGCGCTCCGGGTCGTCGGTGAAGGCATCGTGCTGGATCTGGGCGGGCACACCGTGCGCCGCACCGGTGCCCAGATGGGGGACTCGCAAGGCATCGTCGTGGAGTCCAATGGCACCGTTCGCAACGGCACCCTCCGGGGGTTCCGTTGGGGGTACGTGCTCGACGCCAGCGCGGACAGCGTGCGGCTGCACCAGCTGGCGCTCATCGACAACGGGACCGCCATCTATCACCGGGGGGGCTATGCGCGGTTCCTCATCACGGACTCGCGCCTGCATGGGAACGCTACCGGGTTGAGCAGCGAGTTCGACGCGGCCACCGGCGAGTTCGACGTGCGCTCCTCGCTGTTCACCGGCAATGGGCGCGTGATGTTCGTGGATGCCCATTCCGTCGACGTGCTGGATTCGACCTTCACCTCGAACCAGAACGTCTTCGAGTGCTTCAATGGCAGCATCCGCGTCAGGTCCAGCACCCTGACGCTGAACGCCGTGGTGGGCCGGCTGCCATTCGACCCTGGCGGCGGCTTCGACTTCTGCGGCGAGCTGCGATTCGAAGGCTCGCTCATCGCCAACAACACGGCGCTGGCCCCGCCGGAGGCTCCGGCGTGGGAGCCGTTCCGGTTCGTGATGCGCGACTCGTGGGTCCTCAACAACGGCAGCGGGCTGCGAGCCGGGGGCCGGACGGTCCTCATCGACGGCAACACCTTCTGGGACAACGCGGGCGGGCTGACGCTGGCCGACCTGCCGGAGTTCGTGCCCTTCGCGCTCACGGGCCCGGTTCGCGACAACCACTTCCTGGGCAATGGCGCGGACGGCCTCCGCGTCCTGTCTCCCAGCACCCCCACGCTCAGCGGCAACGTGGCGGTGCGCAACGCGGGGTGGGGCGTGCATGCGCCCACCGCCCATGACGCGGGCGGGAACGTCGCGCGGGAGAATGGCGCGGGAGGCTGCGAAGGCGTCACCTGCTCCGCCTTCTAG